Proteins encoded by one window of Ulvibacter sp. MAR_2010_11:
- a CDS encoding BRO family protein → MKTRTVSKKPLNYFQQLMSVEIDNQIWFVADDVTKILELNDPVEVLDSLDENERICSEIFRDGKKKTVNLVSESGLYALIFRSDTTSAKRFREWVTNQVLPLIRIRGYYTTKRLEIPNFVIRFNDNYDRIATGYFSVLTELFIRLYGRFEKLGYLIPNKALTGKQMHPEVSVGLHFDDYLEKNFPKSKDDYTLYQHRLPNGKEI, encoded by the coding sequence ATGAAAACGAGAACTGTTAGCAAAAAGCCTCTCAATTATTTTCAGCAATTGATGTCGGTCGAAATTGACAACCAAATTTGGTTCGTTGCAGACGATGTAACAAAAATATTAGAACTAAACGATCCCGTTGAAGTTTTGGACAGCTTGGACGAAAATGAAAGAATTTGTTCGGAAATTTTCAGAGACGGAAAGAAAAAAACTGTGAATCTTGTTTCAGAAAGCGGACTCTATGCCTTAATTTTCCGAAGTGATACCACCAGTGCAAAGCGTTTCAGAGAATGGGTTACAAATCAAGTTTTACCCTTAATACGAATAAGAGGTTACTATACTACGAAACGCTTGGAAATTCCCAACTTTGTTATTCGTTTTAATGACAACTACGACCGTATTGCAACCGGATACTTTTCCGTATTGACCGAACTCTTTATTAGACTCTACGGCCGTTTTGAAAAATTAGGCTATCTAATACCCAATAAAGCGCTAACGGGCAAACAAATGCATCCGGAAGTTAGTGTAGGGTTGCATTTTGATGATTATTTAGAAAAAAACTTTCCGAAAAGTAAAGATGATTACACGTTATATCAACACAGATTGCCGAATGGCAAAGAAATCTAG
- a CDS encoding sulfite exporter TauE/SafE family protein, whose protein sequence is MLSRYLPVFIILSLIAEILGTVGGFGSSVFFVPVANFFLDFQSVLGITALYHVSSNLTKIAFFRKGLDKKVLVQLGVPAVVFVIVGGYFSQFLDPVILTYSLGIFLVVLSLVFLIFKKLVIKATAKNAFIGGTLSGLSAGILGTGGAIRGITLAAFKMNKDKFIATSAVIDLGVDLSRTIVYYFNGYMRKDLLYLIPILIVIGILGTWIGKLILNKMSQEQFRYIVLILILGIGLASIVSNL, encoded by the coding sequence ATGCTTTCTCGATACTTACCCGTTTTTATAATTCTATCACTGATTGCTGAAATTTTAGGGACTGTAGGTGGTTTTGGTTCATCGGTCTTCTTTGTTCCGGTGGCTAATTTTTTCTTGGATTTTCAGTCGGTGTTGGGGATCACCGCATTATATCACGTATCCAGCAACCTAACAAAAATTGCTTTTTTCAGAAAGGGATTGGATAAAAAGGTGCTAGTACAATTGGGGGTACCCGCAGTTGTCTTTGTAATAGTTGGCGGATATTTTAGTCAGTTTTTAGATCCTGTAATTTTAACGTATTCGTTGGGGATTTTTCTGGTGGTACTTAGTTTAGTTTTTCTTATTTTCAAGAAACTGGTTATAAAAGCAACTGCAAAAAATGCCTTTATAGGTGGGACACTTTCAGGATTAAGTGCCGGTATTTTGGGTACGGGTGGTGCAATTAGGGGTATTACGTTGGCAGCTTTTAAAATGAACAAAGACAAATTTATAGCTACCTCTGCAGTAATAGATTTGGGTGTAGATTTAAGCAGAACCATTGTCTATTACTTCAATGGCTATATGCGTAAGGATTTACTATACCTTATTCCAATTTTAATAGTAATAGGAATTTTAGGGACCTGGATAGGCAAACTGATACTGAATAAAATGTCCCAAGAGCAGTTTCGCTACATCGTCTTAATACTGATCTTGGGAATTGGTTTAGCCAGCATAGTGAGTAATTTATGA
- a CDS encoding CPBP family intramembrane glutamic endopeptidase, whose amino-acid sequence MQPIIHKKEHFKNDRKIMLAILELLLVYGFIFNPWTTFPYRFIIVSAIVLIVTYWKYKSFTPLGLKTNVGVVKTVIIALLLFLIIEPVFDFIIQPLINRLTHKNPDFSAFQAIAGNTSAYLKYLCFAWISAAIGEELLFRGYMFNQLKLILPNFKIKTVVIVVITAILFCLPHAYQGVGGVISTFVFGLIFGAVYVKTNYNLWIAILLHGLIDSLFLTLAYTNKLGYYSSGIF is encoded by the coding sequence ATGCAACCAATTATTCATAAAAAAGAACATTTCAAGAATGACAGGAAAATTATGCTGGCAATCCTGGAATTACTCTTGGTATATGGATTTATTTTTAATCCATGGACGACGTTTCCATACAGATTTATCATTGTGAGCGCAATAGTGCTTATTGTCACTTACTGGAAATACAAATCGTTTACACCTCTTGGATTAAAGACGAATGTTGGTGTTGTAAAAACAGTAATCATCGCGTTATTACTGTTTCTAATAATCGAGCCGGTATTCGATTTTATTATTCAGCCATTAATAAACCGACTCACTCATAAAAATCCGGACTTCTCGGCATTTCAGGCCATTGCAGGAAATACATCTGCCTACCTGAAATATCTGTGTTTTGCCTGGATTAGCGCGGCGATTGGAGAAGAACTTTTGTTTAGAGGTTATATGTTTAATCAGCTTAAATTAATTCTGCCCAATTTCAAGATAAAAACTGTCGTAATAGTTGTAATAACTGCGATTTTATTTTGTTTACCGCATGCATATCAGGGAGTTGGCGGAGTTATTTCAACCTTTGTATTCGGATTGATTTTTGGAGCGGTCTATGTTAAAACGAACTATAATCTTTGGATAGCAATCCTTTTGCACGGGTTGATTGACAGTTTATTTCTTACGCTGGCTTATACGAATAAACTGGGCTACTACAGCAGCGGTATTTTTTAA
- a CDS encoding DinB family protein, producing MMIETNKLISELTELTRQNIESVERMLPLPMDELNWRKDPTSWSVLECISHLNRYSDFYIPEIKLAVNKNKFPSDAIFYPGRLGNYFTNAIRVKGALRKMKTLKSMDPIGSTLSKGTLTQFILDQKQLLMLLEDAEEVNLNKTKTAISVSTLLKLKLGDTLRFVVYHNERHILQAFKVLELQKSKVVLENAI from the coding sequence ATGATGATAGAAACGAACAAACTGATTTCGGAGTTGACAGAGTTAACCCGGCAAAACATTGAAAGCGTTGAGCGAATGCTACCATTACCAATGGATGAGCTTAATTGGAGAAAGGACCCCACCAGTTGGAGTGTGTTGGAATGTATTTCACATTTAAACAGATACAGCGACTTTTATATCCCGGAAATTAAGCTTGCGGTAAATAAAAATAAGTTCCCTTCAGATGCCATTTTTTATCCGGGTAGATTGGGTAATTATTTTACAAATGCGATTCGGGTTAAAGGAGCATTAAGAAAAATGAAAACTCTCAAAAGTATGGATCCTATAGGCAGTACTCTGTCTAAGGGAACATTGACGCAATTTATTTTGGATCAGAAACAGCTTTTAATGTTGCTGGAAGATGCGGAAGAGGTGAACTTGAATAAAACAAAAACTGCCATAAGTGTTTCAACACTCCTAAAATTGAAGTTGGGAGACACTCTGAGGTTTGTTGTTTATCATAATGAAAGACACATACTTCAGGCTTTTAAAGTTTTAGAGCTACAAAAAAGTAAGGTGGTACTCGAAAATGCGATTTAG
- a CDS encoding cyclase family protein encodes MPQIIDLSQEIYSGMPVYKGLPEVKMTVHATHEEWDNIENPTTSTPSVYKLELGEHTGTHVDALNHMAIENKGQSIDTMPLSMFYTEGICLDFSKKGLGELISVTDIRLACAKANLEIKKGDTVLLYTDHYRKYFGTENWGNGPGITAEAASWLGKKEIAAFGVETMSPGVPAVSNKEVHIICGALGFTHYENMINLHLLLNKGRFRFIAFPLKIRGGTGSPVRAVAVFENL; translated from the coding sequence ATGCCACAGATTATCGATTTAAGTCAGGAAATTTATTCAGGCATGCCTGTATATAAAGGACTTCCGGAGGTGAAAATGACGGTGCATGCCACCCATGAAGAATGGGACAACATTGAAAACCCAACCACTTCAACTCCCAGTGTGTATAAACTGGAGTTAGGAGAACATACCGGGACACATGTGGATGCTTTAAACCATATGGCAATTGAAAATAAAGGTCAATCCATAGATACCATGCCGCTTTCAATGTTTTATACTGAAGGGATTTGCCTGGATTTCTCGAAGAAGGGGCTAGGTGAATTAATTTCGGTGACAGATATCCGGCTGGCATGTGCCAAGGCAAATCTGGAAATTAAAAAGGGGGATACTGTTTTGTTGTATACGGATCATTATCGAAAATATTTCGGCACGGAAAACTGGGGCAACGGACCCGGAATAACGGCCGAAGCTGCATCTTGGCTGGGAAAAAAGGAAATAGCCGCTTTTGGAGTTGAGACGATGTCGCCGGGAGTGCCTGCTGTTTCAAATAAGGAGGTGCATATCATTTGCGGAGCGCTAGGATTTACCCATTATGAGAACATGATAAATCTGCACCTATTACTAAATAAAGGCCGATTTAGATTTATTGCTTTCCCTTTAAAAATTAGGGGAGGAACAGGCTCTCCGGTACGTGCTGTGGCGGTTTTTGAAAACCTGTAA
- a CDS encoding heavy metal translocating P-type ATPase codes for MATLATKTIYIPLEGVESEHCALIVDKGLQQLRHLQSHKVELNNNRAVIVSSKLSSAVPEAVHAIRELGYGVTTIKSTFPVLEMTCASCAISVESSIKYLDGVVNASVNYASASVTVEYLPNTITPSGLKDTVQSIGYDLLIDTNENTTQTLEELHEKKFKQLKWRTIKAVLFSIPVVTIGMFFMEMPYANYIMWVLSSPVILWYGKDFFINAYKQAKHRSANMDTLVALSTGVAYVFSVFNTLFSDFWHARGIHAHVYFEAAAVVIAFILLGKLLEEKAKGNTSTAIKKLMGLQPKSVIVINTEGQHIETSIDKVNTNDVILVKPGEKIAVDGVLIDGNSYVDESMLSGEPLPVLKNEKDKVFAGTINQKGSFQFRAEKVGAETMLAQIIKMVQDAQGSKAPVQKLVDKIAGIFVPVVIGIALVAFASWVIFGGENGFTQGLIALVTVLVIACPCALGLATPTAIMVGVGKGAENGILIKDAESLEFTKNVNAIILDKTGTITQGKPVVTNTAWLENSEITKQILYSIEKQSEHPLAGAVVDHLENMSLIKISEFESITGRGAKAIANKELYYVGNRKLLQENNISISSKLLKSADPWSTEAKTVIWFANATEALAVLAIADQIKETSLEAIKQMKQLGIEVYMLTGDNEATAAAIAAQTGISDFKAEVMPEQKAAFVKSLQNEGKVVAMVGDGINDSAALAQANVSIAMGKGSDIAMDVAKMTIISSDLTKIPMAIKLSKQTVAAIRQNLFWAFIYNIIGIPIAAGVLYPFNGFLLNPMIAGAAMAFSSVSVVGNSLLLKLKK; via the coding sequence ATGGCAACTTTAGCAACAAAAACAATATATATTCCTTTGGAAGGCGTGGAGAGTGAACATTGTGCTCTTATAGTAGACAAGGGGTTACAGCAATTACGACATCTTCAATCTCATAAAGTAGAATTAAATAACAATAGAGCGGTTATAGTATCGTCTAAGCTAAGTTCTGCCGTTCCTGAGGCCGTACATGCTATTCGCGAATTGGGCTATGGAGTTACAACCATAAAAAGCACTTTTCCGGTTTTAGAAATGACCTGTGCCTCTTGCGCGATTAGCGTAGAAAGTAGCATCAAGTATTTGGACGGGGTTGTGAATGCTTCGGTGAACTATGCGTCCGCTTCAGTAACGGTAGAATATCTTCCCAATACAATTACGCCTTCCGGCTTAAAAGATACTGTACAATCTATCGGGTACGATTTGTTAATTGATACAAATGAAAATACCACTCAAACATTAGAAGAGTTGCATGAAAAAAAGTTTAAGCAATTAAAATGGAGAACCATCAAGGCAGTTTTGTTTTCGATTCCTGTGGTAACTATCGGAATGTTTTTTATGGAGATGCCCTATGCAAATTACATTATGTGGGTATTGTCCTCGCCGGTGATTCTCTGGTATGGAAAAGATTTTTTCATAAATGCTTATAAACAAGCCAAGCATCGTTCGGCTAATATGGACACCCTTGTCGCTCTAAGCACGGGAGTTGCCTATGTTTTTAGTGTGTTTAACACCTTGTTTTCCGATTTCTGGCACGCAAGAGGTATACACGCACATGTTTATTTTGAAGCCGCTGCAGTTGTTATAGCTTTTATTTTATTGGGGAAACTCTTGGAAGAGAAAGCAAAAGGAAACACCTCCACGGCTATTAAAAAGCTGATGGGGTTGCAGCCAAAATCGGTAATTGTAATCAATACCGAAGGACAACATATTGAAACATCCATTGATAAGGTAAATACAAACGATGTGATTTTGGTTAAACCGGGAGAGAAAATTGCAGTAGATGGTGTGCTAATCGATGGAAACTCCTATGTAGATGAAAGTATGTTGAGTGGAGAACCCCTACCGGTCTTAAAAAATGAAAAAGACAAAGTCTTTGCCGGAACAATCAATCAAAAGGGGAGTTTTCAATTTCGGGCCGAAAAAGTAGGCGCCGAAACCATGCTGGCTCAAATCATTAAAATGGTACAGGATGCACAAGGAAGCAAAGCACCTGTACAGAAATTGGTAGATAAAATTGCCGGAATTTTTGTTCCTGTTGTTATAGGAATAGCATTAGTCGCATTTGCCTCCTGGGTAATTTTTGGTGGTGAAAACGGTTTTACTCAGGGACTTATAGCACTGGTAACTGTTTTAGTAATTGCTTGTCCGTGTGCTCTTGGACTGGCAACACCAACCGCAATTATGGTAGGTGTGGGAAAAGGTGCCGAAAATGGTATTCTTATAAAAGATGCCGAAAGCCTAGAATTTACCAAGAATGTGAATGCAATCATTCTGGATAAGACAGGAACAATTACTCAGGGTAAACCCGTTGTTACCAATACGGCTTGGCTGGAGAATTCTGAAATCACCAAGCAGATACTCTATAGTATCGAAAAGCAATCTGAACACCCGCTGGCCGGAGCCGTTGTGGATCATTTAGAAAATATGTCCCTGATAAAAATTTCAGAGTTTGAAAGTATAACAGGTAGGGGAGCAAAGGCGATTGCAAATAAAGAGCTATATTATGTTGGAAACCGAAAACTTCTTCAAGAGAATAACATTTCAATTTCTTCGAAATTATTAAAAAGCGCAGATCCTTGGAGCACCGAAGCCAAAACAGTTATTTGGTTCGCAAATGCTACCGAAGCCCTTGCGGTTTTAGCGATAGCAGATCAGATAAAGGAAACTTCCTTAGAAGCCATAAAGCAAATGAAGCAGCTAGGAATAGAAGTTTATATGCTTACCGGTGATAATGAAGCTACGGCCGCTGCTATTGCTGCCCAAACAGGGATTAGCGACTTTAAGGCTGAGGTGATGCCCGAGCAAAAGGCAGCCTTTGTAAAATCATTGCAAAATGAAGGCAAAGTGGTTGCCATGGTTGGGGACGGTATTAATGACAGTGCCGCACTGGCTCAGGCCAATGTGAGTATTGCCATGGGCAAAGGGAGTGATATTGCCATGGACGTGGCTAAAATGACTATTATATCATCCGATTTAACTAAAATCCCCATGGCTATTAAGTTATCCAAGCAAACGGTTGCTGCTATTCGCCAGAATCTCTTTTGGGCCTTTATCTACAATATTATTGGAATTCCCATTGCAGCGGGAGTACTGTATCCCTTTAACGGGTTCTTATTAAATCCGATGATTGCCGGTGCCGCCATGGCCTTTAGTAGTGTAAGTGTGGTTGGGAATAGTTTGTTGTTAAAACTGAAAAAATAA
- a CDS encoding GNAT family N-acetyltransferase, which yields MFLSIRKAKKSEIDWINERYKEINFVGSTFENEFIAIAECDATPSGLGRLVLIDDDNLELGGMYVFDAYRGLHISEEIIKFLLLKNTLRQETIWCLPFQHLKHIYERFGFKEYKGIQATIPLQIRNKYSWCAINYPTGVSLLYKIKE from the coding sequence ATGTTCCTGAGCATTAGAAAGGCAAAAAAAAGTGAAATTGATTGGATAAATGAGCGGTACAAAGAAATTAACTTTGTCGGATCTACTTTTGAAAATGAATTTATCGCAATTGCGGAATGTGATGCTACACCTTCCGGACTGGGAAGATTGGTTCTCATAGATGATGACAATCTGGAGTTAGGAGGGATGTATGTTTTTGATGCCTATAGGGGACTACATATTTCGGAAGAAATCATTAAATTTCTGCTACTGAAGAATACGTTGAGACAAGAGACTATCTGGTGTTTACCCTTTCAGCATCTCAAGCATATTTATGAGCGCTTCGGGTTTAAAGAATACAAGGGGATCCAAGCAACTATTCCTCTTCAAATTCGTAATAAATATAGTTGGTGTGCAATAAATTATCCCACCGGCGTAAGTTTACTTTATAAAATCAAAGAATAA
- a CDS encoding DoxX family protein, which yields MKTNNDLGLLIMRIVMAFTMLTYGINKLIHGISSIQQLLQSLGLPSFLANGVYVGEIIAPIMILFGYKVRLASLIFAFNCLMALLLTQTQNIFALNEGGGWAIEQLAIFIVIPVALFFTGSGKYSISRIGKSENVNCYES from the coding sequence ATGAAAACAAATAATGATTTAGGACTATTAATTATGAGAATCGTAATGGCTTTTACAATGCTTACCTACGGAATAAATAAGCTGATACACGGCATAAGCTCGATTCAACAGCTCCTGCAAAGCCTGGGTTTACCATCTTTTTTGGCAAATGGGGTCTATGTAGGTGAAATTATTGCCCCTATTATGATACTATTTGGCTATAAAGTGCGTTTAGCGAGTTTAATTTTTGCATTTAATTGTCTAATGGCATTGCTTCTTACGCAAACGCAAAATATATTTGCACTGAACGAAGGTGGGGGCTGGGCCATCGAACAGTTGGCAATTTTTATTGTAATTCCGGTTGCGTTATTTTTTACGGGATCCGGCAAGTATTCGATTTCTCGAATCGGTAAAAGCGAAAATGTAAATTGTTATGAAAGTTAA
- a CDS encoding heavy-metal-associated domain-containing protein translates to METIKFKTNIKCTGCLSKATTKLDEKLGEGNWEVDLFTLKKTLTVTSTNMSESEVIAAVNEAGYTAERLS, encoded by the coding sequence ATGGAAACAATAAAATTCAAAACAAATATTAAATGTACCGGCTGTCTTTCGAAGGCAACCACTAAGTTGGACGAAAAATTAGGTGAGGGAAACTGGGAAGTAGATCTTTTTACACTCAAAAAAACATTGACTGTTACCTCAACTAATATGAGTGAGAGCGAAGTAATCGCTGCTGTTAATGAGGCCGGTTATACAGCCGAAAGGTTATCTTAA
- a CDS encoding DUF4397 domain-containing protein: MKNVVQILAVALISATAFSQTARVNVIHNSADAAAEQVDVYLDAALALDNFTFRTESGFIDFPAEVEVIIGVAPPNSTSSGDAIASFPVTLMDGETYIVVADGIVSPTGYDPIQPFSLEVYAMGRETAAVATNTDVLVHHGSTDAPTVDVVETGAGAGTIVDNITYSEFQGYLELPTADYVLEVRDETGTVGVAAYEAPLATLNLDGAALVVLASGFLNPANNSNGPAFGLWVSTGAPGALLELPSAALGVNDFDITSFALYPNPTTEQLNVSVSGIELANYNVSITDMLGRTVLSNLTVTDNSVDVTALHGGIYQLSIMDGTTTIATKKFIKQ; encoded by the coding sequence ATGAAAAATGTAGTACAAATTCTTGCAGTGGCTCTTATTTCGGCCACCGCATTTTCGCAAACAGCCAGGGTAAATGTTATACACAATTCTGCAGACGCTGCGGCCGAACAAGTAGATGTGTATTTAGATGCGGCCCTCGCACTGGACAACTTTACCTTTAGAACTGAATCCGGATTTATTGATTTTCCTGCAGAAGTTGAAGTAATTATAGGAGTTGCACCTCCAAATAGTACAAGTTCCGGCGATGCAATAGCTTCTTTTCCTGTAACTCTTATGGATGGAGAAACATATATAGTTGTTGCAGACGGAATTGTTAGTCCTACGGGCTACGATCCTATTCAACCCTTCTCATTAGAAGTATATGCAATGGGTAGAGAAACAGCCGCTGTCGCAACAAATACAGATGTACTGGTACACCACGGATCTACCGATGCACCTACTGTAGATGTTGTTGAAACCGGAGCCGGAGCCGGAACTATAGTAGATAACATAACATATTCAGAATTTCAAGGGTATTTAGAATTACCAACTGCAGATTATGTCTTGGAAGTAAGAGACGAAACCGGAACTGTTGGTGTAGCTGCTTATGAAGCACCATTGGCCACACTTAATTTGGATGGAGCAGCCTTAGTGGTATTGGCTTCAGGATTCTTGAATCCTGCTAATAATAGTAATGGTCCCGCTTTTGGTCTATGGGTTTCAACAGGGGCCCCCGGCGCTTTACTGGAATTACCTTCAGCAGCCTTGGGTGTGAACGATTTCGACATTACTTCTTTTGCCTTATATCCAAATCCAACAACTGAGCAATTAAACGTATCCGTAAGCGGAATCGAATTAGCCAATTACAATGTTTCGATTACCGATATGTTAGGAAGAACAGTTTTGAGTAATCTAACTGTGACAGACAATAGTGTAGATGTCACTGCTTTACACGGAGGCATTTATCAGCTTAGCATTATGGACGGCACAACTACAATTGCTACAAAAAAGTTTATCAAGCAATAG
- a CDS encoding GNAT family N-acetyltransferase, producing MKLKNLNDIEFDVIVECFLAAFENYYVSFPKDKAYFKQRWEMSNIDYSLSYGMFDGNRLIGFILHGIEKREGHLTAFNLATGVIPEYRGKKITKQIYEFAVPHLKANGMTKCQLEVIKENSFAIKAYQDIGFTITKQYKCFAGEIKVDEKSDCNLKEMSLKDLNFDVISNQSLYSWENQLASVRRGNFKYYQVYYKNEPESFFIINDQNGYIPQFEVLVHNEESWRRLFSGIQKISEKIKINNIDEKLVDRIQYLKKFGLENTIDQFEMEMFL from the coding sequence ATGAAGTTGAAAAATTTGAACGATATTGAGTTCGATGTAATTGTAGAGTGCTTTTTAGCAGCCTTTGAAAATTATTACGTATCCTTTCCCAAGGATAAGGCTTACTTCAAACAACGATGGGAAATGTCTAATATTGATTATAGCCTTTCTTATGGGATGTTTGACGGCAATAGATTGATTGGTTTTATTTTACACGGAATTGAAAAACGAGAGGGGCACCTAACTGCGTTCAATCTTGCCACGGGTGTAATTCCCGAATACAGAGGAAAAAAAATTACGAAGCAAATTTATGAGTTTGCTGTCCCTCACCTGAAAGCAAACGGAATGACCAAATGTCAATTGGAAGTGATTAAGGAAAACAGTTTTGCTATTAAGGCGTATCAAGATATTGGTTTCACTATTACGAAACAGTATAAGTGTTTCGCAGGCGAAATTAAAGTTGACGAGAAGTCTGATTGTAATTTGAAGGAAATGAGTCTCAAAGATTTGAATTTCGATGTTATTTCGAATCAGAGTTTATATTCATGGGAGAATCAATTAGCATCGGTTCGGCGAGGAAATTTCAAGTACTATCAGGTTTATTATAAAAATGAACCGGAGTCCTTCTTTATAATTAACGATCAAAACGGTTACATTCCACAATTTGAAGTATTGGTGCATAATGAAGAAAGCTGGCGGCGATTATTTTCGGGAATTCAAAAAATTTCAGAAAAAATTAAAATCAATAATATCGACGAAAAATTGGTGGATAGAATCCAATATCTCAAAAAATTCGGATTGGAAAATACCATAGATCAATTTGAAATGGAAATGTTCCTTTAG
- a CDS encoding AraC family transcriptional regulator, producing the protein MVCNRCIMVVKSVFEQHGFEPEYVSLGDVSLSGEITNDEKQLLVTALEEFGFSIIDDKKSKIIEKIKTLIVELVHRQDNEIKTNLSTYLSEHLNHDYNYITNLFSEVESTTIEKYFIAQKIERVKELLVYNELTLSEIAFLLNYSSVAHLSNQFKKVTGLTPSHFKEIRADKRKSLDEV; encoded by the coding sequence ATGGTTTGCAACCGATGCATCATGGTGGTAAAATCTGTGTTTGAACAACACGGATTTGAACCCGAATATGTAAGTTTAGGGGATGTAAGTTTAAGTGGTGAAATTACGAACGATGAAAAACAATTGTTGGTGACAGCGCTGGAAGAGTTTGGTTTTTCAATTATAGATGATAAAAAAAGTAAAATAATTGAAAAAATTAAAACATTGATTGTTGAATTGGTGCATCGGCAGGACAATGAAATTAAAACCAATCTCTCTACTTATTTGAGCGAGCATCTAAATCACGACTACAACTATATTACCAACCTGTTTTCGGAGGTAGAAAGCACTACAATCGAGAAGTATTTTATAGCCCAAAAAATTGAACGAGTAAAAGAACTCCTGGTATACAATGAACTTACTTTAAGTGAAATTGCATTTCTACTAAATTATTCCAGCGTAGCTCATCTTAGCAATCAATTCAAAAAAGTAACCGGACTCACTCCAAGTCATTTTAAAGAAATTCGCGCAGACAAACGCAAATCATTAGACGAGGTATAA
- a CDS encoding heavy-metal-associated domain-containing protein encodes MKTLKIQIPNMQSSHCQMRVNSALSTISGVTNITTQSGEASIKVPNNTTSVAVIAVIEKAGYYVTNVGVNFPGMLFSADSNIQHVYS; translated from the coding sequence ATGAAAACTTTAAAAATTCAAATTCCAAACATGCAAAGCTCCCATTGTCAAATGCGAGTGAACAGCGCCTTAAGCACAATTTCCGGAGTGACAAATATTACCACACAATCCGGAGAGGCAAGTATTAAAGTTCCTAATAATACAACTTCAGTAGCGGTAATTGCTGTAATAGAAAAGGCAGGCTACTATGTCACAAATGTAGGGGTTAATTTCCCCGGGATGCTTTTTAGTGCCGACTCAAATATCCAACATGTTTATTCTTAA